A genome region from Nitrosopumilus oxyclinae includes the following:
- a CDS encoding PEFG-CTERM sorting domain-containing protein: MNFKFLFLGLMVLFTIPIISNVYAQTTYDVNIPTGAANPNSPYFWQSEKDGSTNGDVAISPGDAILWKNADTAAHTVTSGNVESGPDDIFDSGLFGPGKTFSHTFTETGNFDYYCLLHPWMDGTIMVTAGYSIIPNVGKQAGDGSTIFDVEYDFNRLLGKPIIDTEQKSITFEIIGQPQSENKELELRLPSELIDGNYVIWIDGKKLSDFDQVRDGDVNVVFLSVEHDSKLLTIMGTSVVPEFGTMGIMILLFSIISVIALSQKSRIQIKF, from the coding sequence ATGAATTTCAAGTTTCTTTTTTTAGGATTAATGGTTTTATTCACAATTCCGATAATATCTAATGTATATGCCCAAACAACATATGATGTCAATATTCCTACAGGTGCTGCAAATCCAAATTCACCTTATTTTTGGCAGAGTGAAAAAGATGGCTCCACAAATGGTGATGTTGCAATTTCTCCTGGTGATGCCATACTGTGGAAAAATGCTGACACTGCAGCACATACAGTAACTTCTGGTAATGTGGAATCTGGCCCTGATGATATTTTTGATAGTGGTTTGTTTGGACCTGGTAAAACATTCTCCCACACCTTTACTGAAACTGGAAACTTTGATTACTATTGTTTGCTTCATCCTTGGATGGATGGAACGATCATGGTAACTGCAGGGTACTCTATAATTCCTAATGTTGGAAAACAAGCAGGGGATGGTTCAACAATCTTTGATGTAGAATATGATTTTAATCGATTACTTGGAAAGCCAATAATTGACACTGAGCAAAAATCTATAACTTTTGAAATAATTGGTCAGCCACAATCTGAAAACAAAGAATTGGAATTGAGACTACCTTCAGAATTAATTGATGGAAATTATGTAATTTGGATTGATGGGAAAAAACTATCTGACTTTGATCAAGTGAGAGATGGTGATGTCAATGTCGTATTTCTTTCAGTTGAACATGACTCTAAACTATTAACTATCATGGGTACTTCTGTTGTTCCTGAATTTGGAACAATGGGGATTATGATATTGTTATTTTCAATAATATCTGTAATTGCTCTGAGCCAAAAATCTAGAATTCAAATAAAATTCTAG
- a CDS encoding DUF6659 family protein: MTTKKIDLLDVVQKILNLDTKMRFAAIIDPKGNIREAIMKTGKTNLKNQKEEEHFCKQVAQRRTMRKEFDRSLGKVRYVHVERERVSQMVIYTKRNIVYFTMEPEMPISTKIRLITKIKKITAGL; the protein is encoded by the coding sequence ATGACAACTAAAAAAATTGATTTACTTGATGTAGTTCAAAAAATTCTTAATTTAGATACTAAGATGAGATTTGCAGCAATTATTGATCCTAAAGGAAATATTCGTGAGGCCATCATGAAAACAGGAAAAACTAATTTGAAAAATCAAAAGGAAGAAGAGCATTTCTGTAAACAGGTTGCTCAAAGACGCACTATGAGAAAAGAGTTTGATAGGTCTTTGGGTAAAGTAAGGTATGTTCATGTAGAGAGGGAAAGAGTATCTCAAATGGTAATTTACACAAAGCGGAACATTGTATATTTTACAATGGAGCCTGAAATGCCGATTAGTACCAAAATCAGGTTAATTACAAAAATTAAAAAAATAACTGCAGGCCTTTAG
- a CDS encoding O-methyltransferase, with translation MKESIQIVLNELETQSNLEKSRKVDVTAEDRMLAITKETGEMLNMILRLNNVKNMLEIGTSTGYSTIWCAEAISENLGEIITIEQNPNKIKRAKENFEKAKLSDGISIKEGLAIEILSELNTQKKYQGFFDFVLIDADKENIVQYFDLIFPMVSINGIIVTDNMLYPEKYREDMKKFSNYLKTNPRLRTVTSPIGNGEEITIKIK, from the coding sequence ATGAAAGAATCCATACAAATTGTCCTCAATGAATTAGAGACACAATCAAATCTAGAAAAATCTCGAAAAGTAGACGTTACAGCAGAAGACAGAATGCTTGCAATCACTAAAGAGACAGGGGAGATGCTAAACATGATTTTACGCCTAAATAATGTAAAAAATATGCTTGAAATTGGTACATCCACAGGTTATTCAACAATTTGGTGTGCTGAAGCTATTTCAGAGAATTTGGGAGAAATAATCACAATAGAGCAAAACCCAAACAAAATCAAAAGAGCAAAAGAGAATTTTGAAAAAGCAAAATTATCAGATGGAATTTCAATCAAAGAAGGATTGGCAATAGAGATATTATCAGAATTAAATACTCAGAAAAAATATCAGGGATTCTTTGATTTTGTCTTAATTGATGCAGACAAGGAAAATATTGTTCAATATTTTGATTTAATTTTTCCAATGGTATCTATAAACGGCATAATTGTTACAGACAATATGTTATATCCAGAAAAATACAGGGAGGATATGAAGAAATTTTCAAATTATCTAAAAACAAATCCTAGATTAAGAACAGTTACATCCCCAATAGGTAATGGAGAAGAGATTACAATAAAAATTAAATAA
- a CDS encoding RAD55 family ATPase, whose translation MKIKETISKLNESIQNNYGDPGRTLYIIEKLEKNRNLPKSDLAYIERIVKLCTLVFEESSPEKTVENIVLEDLIKCYHCDTEINLDEKSIRKNNFWFHDKCFEESSPEKTVENIVLEDLIKCYHCDTEINLDEKSIRKNNFWFHDKCFEKIPIIKTNNLQKIEPIKKEIKQPSRIIKTKTTIPQMVFSGGLLASLVGTTYFWAGEVISLVVGVCGTALYFATFKPQIVSKKRKNAEFVKTGIPGFDSTLSVGLKKNSSVVVSGPPGSGKTTFGLQFIYSGAKEFEENGIYISLSQSIEEIKNDCKTFGWDIDELVSKGKILMIDLRPFKIKDEVVGRDDSLYRGEQIPFEHLTKFILNSIKKIKAKRIVIDSISILGMQYSDKFYMRQGLQGMIQSLENFGVTSLLISEFSEKDEVPLEWFVTSGIIQLDNQIINNEMKRTIKIIKLRGIEHSEQVHSIELGSNGLYVYED comes from the coding sequence TTGAAAATAAAAGAAACAATTTCAAAACTTAATGAAAGTATTCAAAATAACTATGGAGATCCAGGGAGAACGTTATACATTATTGAAAAATTAGAAAAAAACAGAAATTTACCAAAGTCAGATCTTGCATATATTGAAAGAATAGTCAAACTATGCACTCTAGTTTTTGAGGAATCCAGTCCAGAGAAAACTGTTGAAAATATAGTATTAGAAGATCTGATAAAATGCTATCATTGTGATACTGAAATTAATTTAGATGAGAAATCAATTAGAAAAAATAATTTTTGGTTTCACGATAAATGTTTTGAGGAATCCAGTCCAGAGAAAACTGTTGAAAATATAGTATTAGAAGATCTGATAAAATGCTATCATTGTGATACTGAAATTAATTTAGATGAGAAATCAATTAGAAAAAATAATTTTTGGTTTCACGATAAATGTTTTGAAAAAATCCCAATAATAAAAACAAATAATTTACAAAAAATAGAACCAATCAAAAAAGAAATAAAACAACCATCTAGAATTATTAAAACAAAGACAACCATACCTCAAATGGTTTTTTCAGGAGGGTTATTGGCATCCCTTGTAGGAACAACCTATTTTTGGGCAGGAGAAGTAATATCTCTAGTTGTAGGAGTGTGTGGGACTGCACTATATTTTGCAACATTCAAGCCTCAAATTGTTTCTAAGAAAAGAAAAAATGCCGAATTTGTTAAAACAGGCATCCCAGGTTTTGATTCAACATTATCAGTGGGTCTCAAAAAAAATAGTTCTGTAGTTGTTTCAGGTCCTCCAGGAAGTGGAAAGACAACATTTGGTTTACAGTTTATCTATTCAGGAGCTAAAGAATTTGAAGAAAATGGCATATACATTTCACTATCACAAAGCATTGAAGAAATAAAAAATGATTGTAAAACATTTGGTTGGGATATTGATGAACTAGTATCCAAAGGGAAAATCCTAATGATAGATTTGAGGCCATTTAAAATTAAAGATGAAGTAGTTGGACGAGATGATTCATTATACAGAGGAGAGCAGATTCCATTTGAACATTTAACAAAATTTATCCTAAACAGCATAAAGAAGATCAAAGCAAAGAGAATTGTGATTGATTCAATCTCTATTCTGGGAATGCAATATTCAGACAAGTTTTACATGAGGCAAGGTTTACAAGGTATGATTCAATCCCTTGAGAATTTTGGAGTAACTTCACTTTTAATTTCAGAATTTTCAGAAAAGGACGAAGTTCCACTCGAATGGTTTGTCACATCAGGAATAATTCAATTGGACAATCAAATAATCAACAATGAAATGAAACGTACTATCAAAATAATAAAATTACGAGGTATTGAGCACAGTGAGCAAGTTCATTCAATAGAATTAGGAAGTAATGGACTGTATGTATACGAAGATTAG
- the cas1 gene encoding CRISPR-associated endonuclease Cas1: protein MALQGKKNHYNVKFLKGYGHSISVKNSKIILKSNHDPFSEPEIEEWAVKNMPYEKIVMQGKGYISTEALTQLSENNRNVILLDHHGKPVTFCNGMMDSLTGTKYKMAQYDTFRNESKCQYLTKQIISAKKESQLKLLKLIGSPVDTLSDKENVSAITYWREFAKFIPPKYGFQSRNQSSIKISKKDATDIINALLNYGYSVLAGEISKFVCGFGLDPYLGFMHRTHSGFQPLVYDIIEPFRWMVDYSVYKIANHKDSRKQIKLKEYSYSKDGTIVIEYALIKRFLELLERQFSQERKYNSRYGKKTESGLKSVQEITIGKIKVQNLVEYCLGKQLKIEF, encoded by the coding sequence ATGGCTCTTCAAGGTAAGAAAAACCACTACAACGTTAAATTCCTCAAAGGATACGGCCACTCCATTTCAGTCAAAAATTCTAAAATTATCCTCAAATCCAATCATGACCCATTTTCTGAGCCTGAAATTGAAGAATGGGCAGTCAAAAATATGCCTTATGAGAAAATAGTAATGCAAGGAAAAGGGTACATCTCCACTGAAGCATTAACACAACTTTCTGAGAATAATCGAAATGTGATTTTACTAGACCATCACGGAAAGCCAGTTACTTTTTGCAATGGCATGATGGATTCTTTAACTGGAACTAAATACAAAATGGCACAATATGACACGTTTCGAAATGAATCAAAATGTCAATATTTGACAAAACAGATTATTTCTGCCAAAAAAGAATCTCAACTGAAACTACTCAAACTAATTGGCAGTCCTGTTGATACCCTATCTGATAAGGAAAATGTTTCAGCCATCACATACTGGAGGGAATTTGCTAAATTTATTCCTCCAAAATATGGATTCCAATCAAGAAATCAGTCTTCTATCAAAATATCCAAAAAAGATGCAACTGATATCATCAATGCTTTGTTAAATTATGGGTATTCTGTCTTGGCAGGGGAAATCTCAAAATTTGTTTGTGGATTTGGTCTAGACCCATACCTTGGATTTATGCATCGTACACATTCAGGTTTTCAACCCCTTGTCTATGATATTATAGAACCATTCAGATGGATGGTAGATTATTCAGTGTACAAAATTGCAAATCACAAGGATTCAAGAAAACAAATCAAACTCAAAGAGTATAGTTATTCAAAAGACGGAACCATAGTAATTGAATATGCTCTGATCAAGCGGTTCTTGGAGTTATTGGAAAGACAGTTTTCACAGGAGAGAAAGTATAATTCTAGGTATGGAAAGAAGACTGAATCTGGTTTGAAATCAGTTCAAGAGATTACAATTGGGAAGATTAAAGTTCAAAATTTAGTAGAATACTGTCTAGGGAAACAACTGAAAATAGAATTTTAA
- a CDS encoding MBL fold metallo-hydrolase, which produces MQTRKYALLPILFILFSSAIVPHSFASVESEAQEDIQAGCPNGEVMVYRTTSKQYVCVIPSTADRWVELGLANTVSEYPKPSETKSYEIVAEDEIEIPTSPPLPPKKQRISQDDSECRDGYTLIYRFIHHDTFCTSPSTALSWERLGLAEIINDEKNIDEGKQERDEQERDEQERDEQERDEQERDEQERDEQERDEQERDEQERDEQERDEQERDEQERDEQERDEQERDEQERDEQERDEQERDEQERDEQERDEQERDEQERDNESTFSYSSNIPRIYQLRDGIWVAVGYDSTNSLLIEGDSGIIVIDTLTSYESAKKLLDDFRILFSDKPIKTIIYTQENSDLLLGSKAFLEEGDGSVEIIAPEDLQAYFSDSDNSEVIPTHLFQSEFLLDISGVKIKLVFGIGEEFSDQTYIFLTDEDGLLIGDSIYGVTPYILDMKYLRYLDDS; this is translated from the coding sequence ATGCAGACAAGAAAGTATGCTTTATTGCCAATATTGTTTATTTTATTTTCCTCGGCAATAGTTCCACATTCTTTTGCATCCGTAGAATCTGAGGCTCAAGAAGATATTCAGGCAGGGTGTCCTAACGGGGAAGTGATGGTTTATCGAACTACCTCTAAACAATATGTCTGTGTTATACCTTCTACTGCTGATCGATGGGTAGAATTAGGTTTGGCCAATACCGTTTCAGAATATCCTAAACCATCTGAGACTAAATCTTATGAAATTGTTGCTGAAGATGAAATTGAAATTCCTACTTCACCTCCATTACCACCTAAAAAACAACGTATTTCTCAAGATGATTCTGAATGCCGGGATGGCTATACTCTAATTTATCGATTTATTCATCATGATACATTTTGTACCAGTCCTTCAACTGCACTTAGTTGGGAGCGTTTAGGTCTGGCTGAAATTATAAATGATGAAAAAAACATTGATGAGGGTAAACAAGAACGAGATGAACAAGAACGAGATGAACAAGAACGAGATGAACAAGAACGAGATGAACAAGAACGAGATGAACAAGAACGAGATGAACAAGAACGAGATGAACAAGAACGAGATGAACAAGAACGAGATGAACAAGAACGAGATGAACAAGAACGAGATGAACAAGAACGAGATGAACAAGAACGAGATGAACAAGAACGAGATGAACAAGAACGAGATGAACAAGAACGAGATGAACAAGAACGAGATGAACAAGAACGAGATGAACAAGAACGAGATGAACAAGAACGAGATGAACAAGAACGAGATAATGAATCTACATTCTCATACTCTTCAAATATTCCAAGAATATATCAATTAAGGGATGGGATTTGGGTTGCTGTGGGATATGATTCCACAAATAGTTTGTTAATTGAAGGTGATTCTGGAATAATTGTGATTGACACTTTAACTTCATATGAATCTGCAAAAAAACTATTGGATGACTTTAGAATACTATTTTCTGATAAACCTATTAAAACAATAATCTACACTCAAGAAAACTCTGACCTTCTTTTAGGTTCTAAAGCATTTCTAGAAGAAGGTGATGGTTCTGTTGAAATTATTGCTCCTGAAGATTTACAGGCCTATTTTAGTGATTCTGATAACTCGGAAGTGATTCCAACTCATCTTTTTCAATCTGAATTTTTATTAGATATTTCAGGTGTTAAAATTAAACTTGTATTTGGAATTGGAGAAGAATTTTCTGATCAAACATATATTTTTCTCACTGATGAGGATGGTCTTCTAATTGGTGACTCCATTTACGGAGTTACACCATATATTTTGGACATGAAATATTTGCGATATTTGGATGATTCTTAA